Part of the Lolium rigidum isolate FL_2022 chromosome 6, APGP_CSIRO_Lrig_0.1, whole genome shotgun sequence genome, GCGCGGACAACGAACTGTATATTGTTTGATTCACACATCTGTATACTTTTGGTAGTAGCCCATATCGTGCTCAACTCACAGCGGCGGAGGCGGCCTTTATTATTATGCTGGGCTATCATCATCATTGTGCCTCTATTGTCCAACTCATTTCAGTTTTACACTTTGTCGTTGTTATGCTTGAATTTTTCTGCAGTTGTATCAAGGAAAATAATTGTTCTAAGGCTGATCATTGTGGTGCAGCTTGTATAGTTGTTTCTCTTTCGTTATTAATTTTTCTGTGTTTATTTCTGTAGTGTTAGGTAATGTTTGGTGTTTGCATGGCCACCTGCATTGAAACCTGAGTCACGGTACTTAGCTTGACATCTGAAGTCTACTCTGTTTTGTGAATTGGACACTACTCTCTGTAGGACAAGTTCTCTCCCAGCCACAAACACTATGGGCGACAATAATTGTGTACTCACCTGGCACGTAAAGCCACATTCATCGTATTTATATTTTTTGTATGTTACCTATACATGTGGGACGTTAACTGGAGCTTCCACTGGCTTCGTCAAGAAATAAATACAGAAGGTTTCTGGGAACCACATAAATATGCAGATTTATATGCTTCTAGGTTAATTTGAACACAAACAAATAGGGATGTGAATGGAGCGGAAATTTCATTATAGCTTGCTCTAGACCCACTCATATGCACTTTTGGCCAAACTCAGTATTATTCACAAAGAATATCTAATCCTACATCTACTCACTTTGGAAGCTGAATGAGAGACCGGTCTATAGTTACAGCtactattatttttaattaaaatCCTCCTCGTCATCTCAGTTTCTCACGAGTAATTTTTTTAAGGCTTCAAACTCTTTTTTCTTTCATGAAACAATCTTGTATTTTTTTAAAGACAAACAACAAAAATAACATAAATATCAAATCACACACTTATGCCGTAATAATATTGTGGACCGGTGATTAAAGGAGATACAACTCGACCATGGCTTATGTTGTGCAACCAGCTTCAATCCAAAAGCCTTCAAGGCCGCAGGGGTTCTTTCTTTATTTATGGTGGCCCGAAGCCAATGGCTGGTTTACAAAATAAAGAAGGACATACATTGGAGAGACTAAATGCTCACTCAACCAATCTAAGGCACCTGGATGATGATTGATAGGCTCACCGTAGTAGGAACGATGATGCAGGGTATGTCATGGTTTGGAGGTTCGATTAAATGATAGGTTTTGAAGGGAAAATATGCAGAGGCATTGGGTGGTTTTTGTAGCATCGTTCATGGCGAGCATGCAATGGCATAAATATATTTGTTTGTCCTGTCCAGACCCTTTTCGGGCGGTTAATTAATTATGTTGTTTGCTAAACTTAGATTTGCGGAGATCAGTTTACAACATTTACAAAGAACTGAGACGGGGGGGCAGAAGTAGGGGAAAACCAAGATAATCAACTTGATGCCTGATGAATGATAAGAGCTAAGAGTAGGTCTACCAAACACACATGCCATGTCCTGAAGCTAAGAGTTGCTAATTAAACAACAAATTGTCTATCCCAGCTCCTCTCAGTTCATTCGACCATATCAGAACCGCCATCAGGCTCCTCCATCACGGAGTCGGCAGCCGGCCGTGCCCTGAACTGCTGACACCTGATAAACTCTTGGATGCGCAACTTAAGATCCGTGTCTGGTAACAACATGTCTTGTGTGAGATAGGACCTGTTGAATGGATCGGTACTGTCACTGAGCAAATGCCGGACAATAACTGGACGATCGATTGTAACCCGCGACGATGGTAGTACCACAGGATCTTCCATGAGAGTATACTGAATTGGATCAAGAAATTCATCTGGTATATCCCCAAGGATAGCTTCAGCATCCATGGCCTCAGAGGCAGCAGCTTTTGCCTTACCGGCGAGTTGGGTAAACTCCTGTATGATTTGTGGATCTGCCCCGATCTTCCACAAAATATTAGCTGCAGTAGCAAACAGCTGCTCACTGTATGATCGTCCATCTTTTGAGATTGCAGCAGGAAAGATAGCTTCCTTATCACCCCTTGCGATGTGGACATAGATGGTAACAATCTGTTTCAATAGCTGCTTCGGCTTGAACTCATACTTCTTAGGATCCTTTACGGTCAGTGATTTCCTCTGTGGACCAGCAAGTTGCAAGAGGAAGTAATTTAGCATGCTTGCCACCCTTTCCACCATTTCTGGAAGAAGTAAAGGCGCTGGAATTTGTTCTGACGTGAAGGCAAGCATCCCAACATCCTCATTTGCCAGCTTCATATCAAAACGAACAATATTCTCTGATTGATGAAATACACGCAAACGCTCCTCCCTTTCTTGAGCGGGTCTGCTATTCCACGCAACAGTGTTCACCATTTCAGCCTCTATTTCCTTGAGTTCAAGAATTTTGTTCAAGCTCTCATCAAGAAGATAGATGCTATCATTGATCAGGAAGTTCAAAAAATTCAAGTATACACCCTTCTCCTCTTGTTTTGCTATTTGTCTCCAAGCATTTCGATGACTGGGAACATCCCATAAATATTCCAGAAGCTCAGCAATATTGTGTCGGATATTAAATTTGTCAAAGAACTGTGTATGGGAGCCAGTAAATTCGATGTCCACGTAAAGCTTCAGAAGGTTTGGTACTAGATAATCAAGACATAGCTGGTGCCCCTCAAATAATGAGGCTGTGGATGTCAAGCTGCTTCTTTGCGGCATCCAGCAGTTCAAAACTTGAACCATCTTTGCTTTCAGATAAGGATTTTTAATGTAAGAAGAACTGGCCATGAACATGATGTTGAAACTGAGAAAGTCATCCAATGGGAATCCTTCCAAAGCTTTACTATCAACTCTGGAGGTTAGGACGAGTAAATCCATTGCATCGTCAAGAAAATGCTCCGGAATGCAAGAAAACTCCATAGGGCATTGTGATGGCAAAGGCATCTTAAATCCACCAACAAGATCTactgaccacaatatcattagtcTGTAGAAAGACAGAGCACGCTGAAGAAACGCACCGTCCGTTAGTATCTGAGCTTCATAGCAGTACTTCTCTTGTGATAAAGCCGCGACCATCCTCTCCAAACGTTTTATATCTCGCTCAAGATGTGGCGATGAATGTTCTCTGAATGCTATGTTTGCTTCCAAATCATCTTCACATCTCGCGAGATCTTCAGAGAGGTGTTTGAAATCCGCTACAGCTTTCATCAACCCCATATTGAGTACCCTGGCCGTCATGAAGAAACATTCGCAAATGAACGAGAAATTCTCTTGAGCATGCGCATGGCTCCAGCTCTGTGTCCATGAAGACACTTGTTCCGAAGATGCGTTTATCGCGGTCAAATCTTCGAAATCGATTCTGTGGTTGCAGAAGAGGTACTTGACATCAATCTTGCCCTTCTTAGACTCCATTTGATCCAGAAAAGGCTCGCATAGACGGAGCATCACAGCGCTAAGATTGACAAACGTACCCGAGCTAGCGCATTTTAGAGGGTCCACATGCATGCCAGATCTCCCCACGTTTTTGTTGATCAGCTCCGCTAGAAACTCAAGAACCTTGCCTCGAGTATCCGGATTTTTAAGCAGCGCCAGAAGAACATCCCTGAGTCCATCCTGCAAGCAATTCGTGACGCTCTTGATAGCAGCGAAAGATGACACCAAGTCACCTGGGCGGCGCGACGATGCCTCGGAGAAGCATTGCTGCCCGACATCAGGCTGGCTTGCAAACTCACGGTCGGGGATCGCGCTCACGTGGAAGAAGGCTCCAAGCAAGCTGGAGAGCTCCATGGCTCTCCCTTCCCCGATGAGCATGATTTGATTCTTGGGAATCCACTTGGGATGGTGCACTAGAGCCTTGGCGCAGCTGGGGAATCCGACAAGCCGCCTGAGCACACGGAGCGGCCGCTGGAAGTCGCCGAGCGCTGACACCTTCTCCACTGTCTGCCTGAGACGCTCGTAGAGCTCGCCCATCGCCGGCTCGATGGCCTCGTCCCCGAGGAGCTCGTCGAGAAaacccggcggcggcggggcgccgGGGGCCGGGGTAGGGTCGAGCGGGTCGGCGGCCTCGGCGAGTAGAAAGATGAGCAGCTCCGCGGCTGGGTGGGGCGC contains:
- the LOC124661785 gene encoding probable ubiquitin conjugation factor E4, which gives rise to MTSPFTPAASRPQRSPDEVEDIILRKILLITLTPPSSPNPAVAYLELTAAELLSESRPLLAVHDNAERILIGRLSIPDPPANSPPPFAFLAAAFRRAADEARKITTIRDAGLQARLKASIAHTRGLVLSYARIVAGNPHTFPSPPNAPHPAAELLIFLLAEAADPLDPTPAPGAPPPPGFLDELLGDEAIEPAMGELYERLRQTVEKVSALGDFQRPLRVLRRLVGFPSCAKALVHHPKWIPKNQIMLIGEGRAMELSSLLGAFFHVSAIPDREFASQPDVGQQCFSEASSRRPGDLVSSFAAIKSVTNCLQDGLRDVLLALLKNPDTRGKVLEFLAELINKNVGRSGMHVDPLKCASSGTFVNLSAVMLRLCEPFLDQMESKKGKIDVKYLFCNHRIDFEDLTAINASSEQVSSWTQSWSHAHAQENFSFICECFFMTARVLNMGLMKAVADFKHLSEDLARCEDDLEANIAFREHSSPHLERDIKRLERMVAALSQEKYCYEAQILTDGAFLQRALSFYRLMILWSVDLVGGFKMPLPSQCPMEFSCIPEHFLDDAMDLLVLTSRVDSKALEGFPLDDFLSFNIMFMASSSYIKNPYLKAKMVQVLNCWMPQRSSLTSTASLFEGHQLCLDYLVPNLLKLYVDIEFTGSHTQFFDKFNIRHNIAELLEYLWDVPSHRNAWRQIAKQEEKGVYLNFLNFLINDSIYLLDESLNKILELKEIEAEMVNTVAWNSRPAQEREERLRVFHQSENIVRFDMKLANEDVGMLAFTSEQIPAPLLLPEMVERVASMLNYFLLQLAGPQRKSLTVKDPKKYEFKPKQLLKQIVTIYVHIARGDKEAIFPAAISKDGRSYSEQLFATAANILWKIGADPQIIQEFTQLAGKAKAAASEAMDAEAILGDIPDEFLDPIQYTLMEDPVVLPSSRVTIDRPVIVRHLLSDSTDPFNRSYLTQDMLLPDTDLKLRIQEFIRCQQFRARPAADSVMEEPDGGSDMVE